One genomic segment of Mycolicibacterium psychrotolerans includes these proteins:
- a CDS encoding pyruvate kinase → MSLSGEVGSAAGGDTKPELARLVERLDNLLERLAAAEAEWSDRIEAAAPEYRLSARNLAHYWAIREVDLRDLQHRLAHFGLSSLGRSEPHVEATLRLVRSALLAMLDDSWCPPAPSAIGPEEGRELLAARTAALLGAVPVSRETRIMVTLPSAAAADADLVERLVRRGMDVARINCAHDGPAAWRSMAEHVRTANIKAARTCLIAMDLAGPKVRTGPITRGPAVVKLRPHRDALGHVLAPGHAWFTAADHMVPAAAPDMTTVPVAADWLARRRIGDVLRVRDTRGAKRTLRLTDVADGGAVASSDRTVYLATGTVVRVDGCDDPTEIGALPEREQYLVLRPGDTLSVVRDCAPTPPGSGRIGCTLPDVFAYARAGQRIFFDDGRIGATIVAVAPDALQVRIGRAAPRGSKLRAGKGINLPDTVLPVPALTDKDVDDLATVVEVADLVEMSFVQDPADLLHLHDLLDHLGGQRVGVVLKIETRRAFERLPDLLTTAMRRPSVGVMIARGDLAVEVGYERLAELQEEILWLCEAAHLPVIWATQVLEQLATSGLPSRAEISDAAMGERAECVMLNKGAHVEDAVVVLDDILSRMAEHHFKKNALLPQLHSWYPVECSGSPK, encoded by the coding sequence ATGTCGCTGTCTGGAGAAGTGGGGTCGGCCGCGGGTGGCGACACTAAGCCCGAACTCGCACGTCTGGTCGAGCGGCTCGACAATCTGCTCGAACGGCTCGCCGCCGCAGAGGCGGAATGGTCCGACCGGATCGAGGCCGCGGCCCCGGAGTATCGATTGAGCGCCCGAAATCTGGCGCACTACTGGGCGATTCGCGAGGTCGATCTCCGTGACCTGCAGCACCGCCTCGCCCACTTCGGGCTGTCGTCGCTGGGCCGCAGCGAACCCCACGTCGAGGCCACCCTGCGCCTGGTCCGGTCCGCCCTACTGGCGATGCTCGACGATTCCTGGTGCCCGCCCGCACCGTCGGCCATCGGCCCCGAGGAGGGCCGTGAGCTGCTGGCCGCCCGTACCGCCGCCCTGCTGGGAGCGGTTCCGGTGTCGCGGGAGACCCGCATCATGGTCACGCTGCCGTCCGCAGCGGCCGCCGACGCGGATCTGGTCGAGCGACTGGTGCGACGGGGCATGGACGTCGCACGGATCAACTGTGCTCACGATGGCCCGGCCGCCTGGCGCTCGATGGCCGAACACGTGCGCACCGCAAACATCAAGGCGGCGCGCACGTGCCTGATCGCGATGGATCTGGCCGGGCCGAAGGTGCGCACCGGGCCGATCACGCGCGGTCCCGCGGTGGTCAAGCTGAGACCGCACCGCGATGCACTGGGGCATGTCCTTGCGCCGGGCCACGCCTGGTTCACGGCTGCCGACCACATGGTCCCCGCAGCGGCGCCGGACATGACGACCGTGCCGGTCGCCGCGGACTGGCTGGCGCGTCGGCGGATCGGTGACGTCCTGCGCGTGCGGGACACCCGCGGAGCGAAGCGGACACTGAGGCTGACCGACGTCGCCGACGGCGGTGCAGTCGCCTCCTCGGATCGCACGGTGTACCTGGCCACCGGCACCGTGGTGCGGGTCGACGGGTGCGACGATCCTACCGAGATCGGCGCGCTGCCCGAACGTGAGCAGTATCTGGTGCTGCGCCCCGGTGACACGCTGTCGGTGGTCAGGGACTGCGCGCCGACGCCGCCGGGCTCGGGCCGGATCGGCTGCACGCTGCCCGACGTCTTCGCCTACGCGCGCGCAGGGCAACGGATCTTCTTCGACGACGGCCGCATCGGCGCCACGATCGTCGCGGTGGCACCCGACGCGCTGCAGGTGCGGATCGGCCGCGCCGCGCCTCGAGGATCGAAATTGCGTGCGGGCAAGGGCATCAACCTGCCCGACACGGTGCTGCCGGTGCCCGCACTGACCGACAAGGACGTCGACGACCTCGCGACGGTCGTCGAGGTCGCCGATCTGGTGGAGATGTCTTTCGTCCAGGATCCGGCCGACCTGCTGCATCTGCACGACCTGCTCGACCACTTGGGTGGGCAGCGCGTCGGCGTGGTCCTCAAGATCGAGACCCGCCGCGCCTTCGAGCGCCTCCCGGATCTGCTCACCACCGCGATGCGCCGGCCGTCGGTCGGGGTGATGATCGCGCGCGGTGACCTGGCGGTGGAGGTGGGTTACGAGCGGCTGGCCGAACTGCAGGAGGAGATCCTGTGGTTGTGCGAGGCCGCGCATCTACCGGTGATCTGGGCTACCCAGGTGCTCGAGCAGCTCGCCACCAGCGGACTACCGTCGCGGGCTGAGATCAGCGACGCTGCCATGGGGGAGCGCGCCGAGTGCGTGATGCTGAACAAGGGCGCGCACGTCGAAGACGCCGTCGTCGTGCTCGACGACATCCTCAGCCGAATGGCCGAGCACCACTTCAAGAAGAACGCTCTGCTGCCGCAGCTGCATTCGTGGTACCCGGTCGAGTGCTCGGGGTCCCCGAAATGA
- a CDS encoding pyridoxamine 5'-phosphate oxidase family protein, which yields MSHDTAPVSVLPESECWKHLSSVALGRLVTSVDGHPAIFPVNFAVQNRSILFRTAEGTKLVSAAINSTVLFEADDHTVTDGWSVIVKGSARSLRSDEEIAEADAANLLPWTATAKTHYVRIRPLSVTGRRFVFGREPDRVPEQA from the coding sequence ATGTCCCATGACACCGCGCCGGTTTCGGTGCTGCCAGAGTCGGAATGCTGGAAACACCTCTCGAGTGTGGCGCTCGGGCGACTTGTCACCAGCGTCGACGGCCATCCGGCGATCTTCCCGGTGAACTTCGCTGTGCAGAACCGCTCCATCCTGTTCCGCACCGCCGAGGGCACCAAACTGGTCAGCGCCGCGATCAACAGCACAGTTCTCTTCGAGGCGGACGACCACACCGTCACCGACGGATGGAGCGTCATCGTCAAGGGGAGCGCCCGCTCGCTGCGCAGCGACGAGGAGATCGCCGAAGCCGACGCGGCGAACCTGCTGCCGTGGACGGCGACGGCCAAAACCCACTACGTGCGGATCAGGCCGCTCAGCGTGACGGGCCGGCGCTTCGTCTTCGGCCGCGAACCGGACCGCGTTCCCGAGCAGGCGTAG